Part of the Epinephelus fuscoguttatus linkage group LG24, E.fuscoguttatus.final_Chr_v1 genome, TTGACGTAAAGATGTCATCCGGGAATAGTTTTTATTATGAGGAAATCATAACAGCGGTGGTGTATTTTCTGCCTACAAGCTCCCACAAGATTTCCCGAGCGAAACTGTTTGAGGAAAGAGCCTCGCCACAAGTGCTTCccacatttttatgtttatctTTGCAAGTAAAGAACAgaagacatttttcatttctctgcCGCCAAATCCCGCCGGAGCGTTGCTGCTCccttggatgatgatgatgcctgGAACAAAGAGTTCACAAATCcaatgcgcgcacacacacacacacacacacacacacacacacacacacacacacacacacacacagacatacacacacacctgtaggCATCACAGGCTAGAGCAACCTAATTACAGTGATGCTGCTTGATGCAGATTTGTCCGTACTTGCTGACATCACATGCCTACACACATGTATCTATACACACAATGCTTTATACAAAAGATTAGTCATCTCTTGACCTATGGGGGGAAAAGCAGATCAACAGAAACAGATCAATACTtttaaaggcatcaaaacttaaaaatgaccttttttgttagttttcaTCTTgaagaacaaaacaacaaccGAATGTCATCATCGCACACATGTGCAGGAAGACAGGAAGCGAATGCACTGCATGAAAAAAGCTGTTTCAATGATTTCAGAGCCTGTGGATGACAGATTATAACCTCCACTAACAGGTTCACCAGGGCCTGTGTCAGCATCAGCATGAACACAACAAGCTTTATCAGACTCACCAGAAACATCCTGTTTTATAGGCCACAGTGGGCTGAGTGTTTGCTTTGATGACGGTGGCCACTAGATGTCCCTGTAAAAGGCAAACATGTCAAATCAAGGAGTCACTGGGGAAAAGTACTCATGATAAAACTATGAATTAGATAAATCAGCACTGCACAgtataaacacatcagtgagaaTAAGAgatttcacacatttttatagCCAGACACTGATGGCAAGTCTAATAATGCACTTGCTCACTCTTATGTTAATAAAGTATGTTAGAGTCTGACATCACTCATGAACCTGTCAGTGAAGGTATGAAACTTCTTAAGTATTTGTGGTGACATAAATCCTGCTGGTACGTCCAAGTGTTGAATTGAGATGTGAGGTGAGCACAGAGGAATTTTCTCccatagaaatagaatgagTAGGACGGACATTCCTAATTAATTATTggcacggtgatgcagtggttaacaCTGTCCCCTAGCATagcaagaggattcctggttcgaaccttggggtgggggagcccttcagAGTGGGGGGTGTCACTGTCACtgagaatggcaacgaggatgtcagccgaccaacactcgctacccggtccctggtcacggcgatttgcgatgctggccagctaggaatgaactagcagccagtacagtacagtcctctctcggctagctaacatttagccgtgttacttactgatccattagaaagaatgctaGCTGGACACCGgtgttgaagcctctttggtcacggagctccctccatctcttgaacgcctgactgaggtttactcttgtttttcctcttcttttatcactctcctttccgtgcatcctcgcctcctcagaggagcttgttttcttttgggaggccgtttttcacttatctccaaactttgtcagtctgccattgtgctcctgactcaactatctcatgccccggCCAGTTCCTCAtcaggaccagctccagtccctgattggctgaccgaccagtttggcaatacatgacgcatttcctgccgtaaagcagattttttttcccgcGAAAATTTgtccccggtggcagaagcttattgcaaagtcactaagtaacctatgtaaacgctgattgtctgattttactgtgtatactaccctgtgcaacccacattattttcataatgatatatataggcaaaaatgctgtctgttgcttctttaatgAGCTGTGGAGCAGTAATGTTACTTTTTCAAATACACAATCTGTTCTTAAAATATCACCGTCAGTGTTATTtccctgttttttgtttttgttgttgccatgaCTGCATGTTTGTTGAAACATGTTGTAACATTACTGTTGCTGCCTCCAAAAAATGAGTGAAAGCTGCTGCTGACGgaaaaaacagcatgcagatcagcatattttcacacttTTATCAGTGAATTAAGAGTTTACTTCAACCAAACCaaagctggtgattgttgggaTGGTGAACATACTAACTAAGACTGACTAAGATGGTTTATTTCGTGTCTGTCGAGTCTGAActaagtgtgttttatgatgaggGAAAAGGGCAAtaaagctaacgttagtcaTAGCtcggaggaagagagaaaaatggATTGGTGTAAGGTTGTATATTAGAGGAGAAAAGGTAAAGAATAGGCAAAACGGCTTTCTCAAACTagtcagggttggaaattagcacccaCCACCAGCCACATGCtcgtaaaatatgcaagtggctgctcgATTTGCTTTACTCaccagccacaaaaaaaaaaaaaaattgtacatatcccatgtaatcatgagctaGTAATTCATGTATAGCCTCTGTAATTGGGAttaatgtgctgacaggagtaaagaacgAAGTGCTCATTCAGGATATCAAGGAAGgataggaaggaaggaaggaaggaaggatatCATACGCACTATTATATATGTTGAACTAGTGAGTGTGAAACACTCTACGGCACCACTGACGTGTGTTGTCGTCATAACTAACAACAACAGCCATTTTCCTTCATACATGTCAAAGAATTATGACTATGACACTTCAAAGACCTTCTGAttcattctatttctatggtGAAATAAGCCCTCTGGAGTCCATGGCCACAGTCAGTCCGTGGCATTGCCTGCACATGAGGGAGAAAGTAAAAaacgaaaaaggaaaaatacaaaaaacatgagaaagtATAAGGCACATTAGGAACAAAGATGTAAGCACTGTATTTCAACAGAAAATCCAGCCAGCACAGTGATTCCTCTTGACATTATGGTTGAAAGCAGCCATTCAGCTGCCAATTGCACAGATGCTACATTTGATTTAATCACACATTGCTCGCAGTCTGCTCTCCACTTACGCACACGCACCAACACCTGCGTGGAGGAGAATGCGGCCGTGTTGTTTCCACAGCAGCCCGTCGGTGACGTGTTGAGAGCTGGGACCTGCTTCAAACTGAGCACAGCTGCTGCAATGAGCAGCAGTCCTAATGAGACGCTTCCATGTCTGCAGCTCATGTTTCCAAACAGTCATAGTGAAGCGCCTCACAGTATAATCTAGTTCCCTAATATGCATGCCGGTGTATTAACTTACAGATTATGTGTCATAAATCCAGCAGAATAAAAACTTTTATATTGTGCTgtgtaataaatacaatatcAGGTCTTATAAAAGCGCTTTATTTAATCTCAAGTAATTGAAAAGAAGAAAGCACTCAAAAGTGTTATATTCATCCTCACTGTTCTTACAGTACATCTGTTCTCCTTTATGTTCAAGTAATAGAAAATATAATAGTCTGCAGCCTGCTCACAGCACTGCCTGGGACAAATAACTGCACATTACACTTTAACAGAAGTAACATTCACTTGGGAATGCAAGCAGCCGATATCTCCACACTGTCCGTGTACTTTTTTCATCGCACCATACAAAGATCTGTGGACCTGCTGTAAGAAAATATGTCTGATTGTGAAAAGAATATCACAGAGGCAAACAGGTCCAGTCATTAATACTTCTAATTCCACTGCATTTTCCTACGGCAACATGATACACGTGTTTCAGTCTAGTTAAATGAGTCATTACACTGTAAACTCACCATGGTCCTCACGATGACGACAGCTGCTGCGGCGTCAGACAGTACATCCAACATTAACACCTTGTTCAGAAAGTACAACAACTGAAAATACATGAGGAACATTCATAATTGGAGCTTGTGATCAACCCAAGAGGTGAGTGTCTGGGTCCAAAGAAGTGTGTTGGCATTTATGTAATCTGCAGTTTAGTAATTGGGGACAGTTTGTGTCTTGTGTAAATGAGTGGTTAAACATGAGCCTCTGAGCTTCCTGTCTTGTATTTCCCTACAAAAATCGTAGTGCTGCTGGCAATGACAACCAACCACCTGaacattttgcacatttttggaaaacatgttcCCAACTTTGTGCCTGATTTGTGAGTCTCAGCTCTCATAAACACCTTGAAGCGAGAAAGGACGTAGAATACAGaggagtctgctttggccttgcACTACAGAGACTCCTGGCAAAGCAATCAGCGCCTGGACGCTTCATCAATACTGTTCCGTCAGCTCAGTGCTACGTGCTGTACAGTATTTGCCAATGCTAATGATGGAGACGCAGGTCATAAGAGGACATTCAATTCCTCCCTGACTCTCCCACTGGCGCTAGTGCTAACAGTCTTGCTAACATTTAAGGTGTTTCTTGCTGGTCATGTCGTTCCAGATGCGGTGCATCTCCTCTGGGGAGATCTGGTGGACGGTGACCACCCGGCGGTAGCGGCAGAGGCTGTAGGCCATCTTCCAGTGGTTGAAGCCGCTGTTCTGGAAGGGGTGGATGCCCAGCTTACGGAGGCACACGCCGACATACACGTCCTCCAGATGCAGCAGCCTGGTGTGTAAAGAGGTCTTGTATATGAGCTCGGCCACATCCGCAGAGAAGACGTAGCCGGTGCCAGAGCAGAAGGGAGGGTACTTGCTCTCAGGGTACAGATCCCTGGGCATGTACCACTTGCTGCGCATGTCTCTGATTGGCCCACCATTGATGACGTAGCCGGTGAAGTACCTCCTCCTGGGCTTGGTGGTGGGCTTCAGCAGGTTGTAGATGAGGTTCTCCATGTTGACAAAGATATCACTGTCTGTCTTGAGGACATATTGAGCCTTAGAGCAGAATGTGGCCAACCAGCGCATGCCCATCAGCGTCTTGAGCGTCAGGTTGTGGTAAGAGTCAATAAAATCCTCCACTACGATGTCATGAAAGATCTGACTCTCCTGCTCCACCATCTGGTTGAGGACACCATCAGTGCTGCGGCCCAACAGGAACAGCGTGACCACACGCACATCTGGAAACGTGCTCTCATCACCCCATGTCTCTCTGATGGCCTGACGGGCGTCAAACTCCTTGTGGGTGGTGCTGATGAGGATGACGAGGAAGGGGGGCTCTGCCTCGCACTTCTTTTCCTCATTAATGAGGTAGCCAAAGTCGTGTGGGTTGAGTGAGCGCGTGCGGATGTTACTGAAGGTGGTGTTCTTGTTTAGCTTGGGTGTTTTGCGTATGGGGATATTCAGCTGGCCCACGTAGGAAGTGGAGGGGCGGGACACACTCAGGTACCACAGAGCGCTGGCCCAGCAAATCACTGTCAGCAAGTATAAGCAGGAGACCTTAGAAGGCATCGCTGTTCACTCGGCTGGTGTTAGCGGCAGCAGCGTTGGAAACATCGAGGCCACGCCTCCATGGGTTGTCTCAGATCTGGCGGTGCAGCTTGAGGCTGCCTCCGCAACGCAGCTGACATTAATCTTAGATAATGGACTTCCTTACTGTCTAGTGCTGGTGTTGTGATTGAAAAGGAGCTCTGCAGAGATTTCCTATCATGTCCACGGTCTCACTGTGTCCCATCGTAGCTCCCACGGACACTTTTAGCTCTCTGTGACAGCATCTAAAAAAAGATGAgaaaacagtcagtcagtggcGACATTAATCACAGCTACATCATGAAACGGCAGCAGTAAGATAAGCATGTTGACAAAAGGTGGAACTTCTAACATGTTTCATCTTCACAAAAGGCATTTATAGCAGCGAGGCGTGTGACATAtctaacaatattttttattccCTATTCATTACAGCCCATAACGTCAGTCCACTCGGCTCGGCAGGCAGCACTGCGCCACAGCCAGTTACCCTATCATTCTATCACTGCCTCTGATAACGGCTCTGCGGTCTGAAGACTGTGAATAGGAAACTCTCTCCATTGATAGggcctgctctgcctcagctTCGACCACTTTCTGTTTGCAAACGCTGTTTATCTCCCTCTTATCCCCTCCGGACCAGACACAGGCTGGCAAATCAGAGCCACTCCGACAGTCTGAGAGgcagaagatgaggaggaggagaaggaggaggaggggtgagacagagaaggagCAGGATCAAGACAGAGAAGGTGAAAGTGAAACGTTCTCATGGGAACAGATTAATATCCACTTCCTCTCATTCTCCTGGTCTTACTCCCCATTTGCTCCCCTCTCCCCCTTCCTTCCCATACCTCAATGTCAGGCTGAACTTGGCATGTGgattttacatgttttactCTGTAATGAGCTTCTCCTTCGTTAACTGGACTGCTGTGGGGAAACTTTCAGAATCACTGCTCTAATTGGACACCCTGACAGACCATGAGGGGATGAATTTAAGCTCTAAATATGGATTTATTATTCTCAAATCCTATGTGTTtcctgtatttaaatatttgcatTCAAAGGTGGTGATAAATAATCAATTCACGGAATGTTTGGCGTCTAATCCTTCTTTACAAACAGACTTTTATTTGCTACTGACATAATCTCTTTTGATGTGTTCTTATTCTGGGGGATTTTTTTGTGCAATGCATAACTGATGATGAACAAAAAAAGAGGCATAGATCCTATTAGAGATACAGAAATGTGTGAAGATGCGGCTCGTGCTCTGTTTTAAGATGGAAGGGCCGAGATAAAACCAGCTCATTCTTTTATCAGACTCCAGATTTTGTTGGGTCTTGTGGGGCGCGATGGTTCTTTTCATCAGGGCTTTTCTCTTATTCCTCCGCCCCGTCTCGACTATCtcttccctctccttctctttctgaaGCAGAGTCATCAATCTCATGGTCCAGTAGAATCCATCTCATCATGGCTGCTTTTCCACACCTCCTCCCTCTCGATCCTCTCGATCACTCCCTCCTTCTCTACTTCAGTTGGTGCTTGATCCATTTTTATATGTCTCGCTACCTCCCCCTCCCCGCCTTTCTTCATCTTGCTCTCTATCCTTCTggctttttgctgtttttgtgtgtgggaCTCTTTATTTCAAGGTTCCCACACTCTTCTTACCATGTTGAGCTCCCTTTACTTTTCCCCCATgtcatttccttttctctcctaGCAGCTCGCTTCGAATTTATTGACATCTTCTATTGCAATCTGTCTCCCTAAAGCCGCTCAATATccatttctcctcctccctctctccctgacAAAATCACTAAATCATCATATTCGTCGCCTTTTCTTGACCTCGCTCCCCCTCTTCCTGTTTGCAGATCAGCTTGTTTTCACCTCTGTCGTTTCCTGACGAGGGTCTCTTTCTACAGAACTAGTGCACACTCGGTTTTCTGAAGCCCAGAATATCCTCATTTAGTGATGCACCTCACGAAATCGTGAGACCCAACTTCCCCTCTGAGCAAACTGAAAGATGGCTGTATCGTTTCATGCTGTCGTGTCACTTTAAATTACATTAGTACTCAGTGGAATTCTCCTGAATATGTTACAAAGAGTATCAGGGCACAGGATCATAGTTTTAACCACTTCCACTCCACCCCTCCCTACAATTGATCTACTACTGTCTTTTGTTAGGAGGGACAGGGGACCTTTAGGGGGATAGCAGGTCGACAGCTGATGCCACACTGAAGTGAAGAGATCATCTAAAAGCCAGATGAATgcctgtaaagtttcatgaggtTCTGATTATTCTAGAGCTCACAATATCTCATTTCATACAgtaatgtttgtttaaaaaatgttcttaCCACAATAACATGGCTGCCATGGGGACTAACATTATcgcatataaaaataaaatcagactcACTGGGCGTCCTAGTGGAGACGGAGAGGGTAACTGTGGTGATGCAGCTCTCGCAGTGGGAATACTAAGTAATGGCAGTGTTAATTTGTGGTTAGCAGAGACTAATTAAGCACGGCCAAAACAGACCACACAGTGCTGATTCAACAGCCTGAAGAGAAGTACACATCTGGTAAGAGCATGAGTTACAGAGAGGCTCACTGGGCCACCTTgcattcttttcattttaaaacaggaGTCGAAGAACTGTTAGTTTTTGGTGATGTCATCTTGCATCATCTGCACAATATGGAGCCTCAGGGAGAAATAAAGTTACAGGGACTGACAGCAGGTCACGCTGCACTTTGATGCTTCTTATTATGTGTTTATCTTCTCTGGGGTCACAGAGACCTCAGACAAAAAAATAGAATGAGTATTATTGTGACTGCAATTAGACCTCATTATATGAATGCTGACAaccacagagaaagagagtggaCTGTAAAATAGAGACAGTAGTCTTACAGGGGGAGATGGTTCCTGTGGGGCTGCCAGGGTTTACTCTTTTTAATGAAGAACATAGAGCAGTTCTT contains:
- the LOC125885143 gene encoding beta-1,3-galactosyltransferase 1-like → MPSKVSCLYLLTVICWASALWYLSVSRPSTSYVGQLNIPIRKTPKLNKNTTFSNIRTRSLNPHDFGYLINEEKKCEAEPPFLVILISTTHKEFDARQAIRETWGDESTFPDVRVVTLFLLGRSTDGVLNQMVEQESQIFHDIVVEDFIDSYHNLTLKTLMGMRWLATFCSKAQYVLKTDSDIFVNMENLIYNLLKPTTKPRRRYFTGYVINGGPIRDMRSKWYMPRDLYPESKYPPFCSGTGYVFSADVAELIYKTSLHTRLLHLEDVYVGVCLRKLGIHPFQNSGFNHWKMAYSLCRYRRVVTVHQISPEEMHRIWNDMTSKKHLKC